One Verrucomicrobiia bacterium genomic window, CCGTCGCCCGACCATCTTGTGTCCGAACTCGAAGCGAGAAACGCTCCGGATTTCGTGGTCTTCTCGGGAAGCCACGATCAGCCCGGCACGCGGCTGAGCGAAAAACTCAAAAACGACCCGCGCTTTTTCGTGCGCGCCACGCTGCCGCCGGTGGACGGATGGACGGGCAAAGTGGAAGTGTTTGAGCTTCATAAAGGAGGCGGCTGATGCGTCCTGCCTTGCCGGAAGCGCCGCCGAAAACCGGGGGATTGCGGAGCCTGCCCGCGGCTCTCGCCGTCTATGCCGCGCTGGCCGTCGTCTTCAACATCGCCAATCGTTATCAAATCAATTGGGACGGCGTCCGCTATCTCAGCTTCGCAAGGCTTCTGGCTCATGGCCGGTGGTGGGATTCGGTGGACGTGCGGCGTCCGCCGCTGCTCTCCTGGCTGCTTGCGCCGCTCGTGGAATCGCCCGTTTTCCGGGGCGAGGCCCTGTTCGCGGCCCGCGCGGCCATGGCCGTGTCCGGCGCCGCGGCGCTCGCGGCCGCCGCTTTCCTCGCCCGCAGATTCCAGCTCCGCGAAAGCAGCCGGTTTGCCGCGCTGCTTTTTTTCGCCCTGCTGTTTGCGCACGGCTCCGCGCAGATCACCACGCCCGACCTTCTGCTTTGCGCCCTGATCTGGGCCTATCTTTATTTCCTTTGCGGCGAACGCTTTCTCGACGACCCGCGCCTTGCGGCCCTTGCCGGGCTCACCGCCGGCGCCGCTTATCTCGCCAAACAGTACGCCTTCCCGTTTTTCTGCGTGCATTACCCGCTTTTCCTGATGCTCAAAGCCGCGGAAGCGGAAGACAAAAAAGCGCGGGCCAAAGCGGTAAGAGCCTTTTTGATCGGGCTTGGCGCTTTTCTCCTTCCGGCGCTGCCGTATGTGATTGCCTTTTCAATCAAGCTCGGCCGCTTTACCTTCGGCTGCTCCGGCAGCGGCGCGCATCTCGGGGTTGCGCCTCCTGATTTTATCGGCGGGTACGGGGAAGACTGGTCGCCTTTTCACAGCTGGGAATATTTTGCATGGCAGGCCAGCCTTTGCCGCGAAGCTTTTTTTTATTTTCTTCAAAGCGTGTGCTCGCGCGGTCCTTTGCTGCTCATGTCATTCCTGGCGCTGCCGGTCCTCGTGGCGCATCAGAGGAAAAACCGCGGCATTTTTTTCTACAAAATCCTGCTTCTCACCGCCGTTGTCTACACCGGCGGCTACTTGTTCGTCCCTTCTTACGAAGAAAGATTTTTCTTGCCGGTGCTGGTCCCCATGATCCTCTTCACGTTCAAAGGATGGGAAGTCTCGGCCGCCTACCTCGCCAGGCCCTTGTGGCTCCTGCTGTCCGCCGCGCTTTTCCTGTCGCTTGCGTTCCCGCCGCTGGCCGCGCTTTATCACGACGTCCCGCGCCTTTTTCAAAGACAGACGAATCCTTACCGGAAAATCGCGGAAACCGCGCGGGAACTGGGAGGCGGGGCAACGGAGGCGGCCTGCAGCCGGAAGGCCATGCATGCTTCGGTCTATGTCTTGTTTTACCTGGATTTGCCGGGAAACGCGATCAAGCATTGCGGCGAACCCGAAGATCTTGCCGCGGAGCTCGAGAAAAACAAAAGCGGAAAGCTTCTGTTGTTTTACGGGGACGTGGATCCCAAGGGCAGGCTCATGAGCCAAAAGCTGCGCGGGGACAGCCGCTTCCGGCTTTACAAGACTGTTTCCGCGGAGACTCTTTGGGACGGGCAGGCCGACATTTTCGAGTTCCGGCCGGAAAAAGTTTCTTAATCAGGAAAGATGCGGCCTTTTGCGGCGGCCGCGCCGATACGCACGTCGAGAGGCGCGTCGAAATAACCCTTCAGCGCGTAGCCCAGGCCGCGGCCTTTTTCCGCGGACGGCGGCACGCTCACGCTTGTCAGCCAGCCCGCTTCCTTGCCCTCCACGAAAAATTTATCGCCCGCCGCGGCGCCCGCGCTTTTTTCGAATTCCACGCGCACGATTTTTTTCGCGTGGCCATGATAGGTATTCGTCCTGGCCACGACTTCCTGGCCGGGATAACATCCCTTGGTTTCGCTGGCGGAGATTCTATCCAGCCCGGTTTCCGGGAGCGTCATGTCTTCGGTGATGTCGCGGCCGTAACGCAAAAGGCCTTTTTCAATGCGCAGCATTTCGTAAGCGTCCACGCCGCAGGGCCTGGCGCCGGCGTTCACAAGGCGCTTGGCCGCGGCTTCTGCCCCGGCCGCGGGCACGAACAAATCAAAGGCCGGGCCTTCGGGCAAATCGCGGCGGAAAAACGCCAGGCCGGAGGCTCGCGCCCGCGCTTCCGCATTTTGCCCCCAGAGTCCCAGGTGCGCGAGATCTTCCGCTTCCGCCAGCGCGGCGTCTTCGGTGATGATGAGCGCGCCGAGCCGGTCGATGATTTTTTTTCCCAGCCCCGCTTCCGCGTCGAGCAGCACGTGGTCCGCAAACACGTAGACGTCCATGACCGCCACGACCTTTCCCTGCGCGGTCAGGAAAGCGGCCGGACATGCTCGGCCGGGCCCAAGCGATTTGATGTCGTTGGTGAGCAGGCGGTGGAGCACGAGGATCCGGTCGCCGCCGGTCACTTTGATTTTGGCGCGCCACGAAAAGTCGATCAGCGCGGTGTCTTTCGCGGCGAGGTATTCCGCTTTGACGTCCCCGAAATTCGCGGGAACGTTCCACGTCCCTTCGGCCGCGAAGCGGGCGCCGAGCGATTTCCAATAAGGATTAAGAGGCAGTTCCGGCATGAGTTTTCAGGATTTCCCGCACGATGCGTTGATGAGGAGAGGGGAAGGCGTATTTCGAAAGGTCGGTGATCGGAAC contains:
- a CDS encoding glycosyltransferase family 39 protein: MRPALPEAPPKTGGLRSLPAALAVYAALAVVFNIANRYQINWDGVRYLSFARLLAHGRWWDSVDVRRPPLLSWLLAPLVESPVFRGEALFAARAAMAVSGAAALAAAAFLARRFQLRESSRFAALLFFALLFAHGSAQITTPDLLLCALIWAYLYFLCGERFLDDPRLAALAGLTAGAAYLAKQYAFPFFCVHYPLFLMLKAAEAEDKKARAKAVRAFLIGLGAFLLPALPYVIAFSIKLGRFTFGCSGSGAHLGVAPPDFIGGYGEDWSPFHSWEYFAWQASLCREAFFYFLQSVCSRGPLLLMSFLALPVLVAHQRKNRGIFFYKILLLTAVVYTGGYLFVPSYEERFFLPVLVPMILFTFKGWEVSAAYLARPLWLLLSAALFLSLAFPPLAALYHDVPRLFQRQTNPYRKIAETARELGGGATEAACSRKAMHASVYVLFYLDLPGNAIKHCGEPEDLAAELEKNKSGKLLLFYGDVDPKGRLMSQKLRGDSRFRLYKTVSAETLWDGQADIFEFRPEKVS